TACTGGTGATTACCGGCGGATCGATCGTCTTTCGAGTAATTCAGAGTTGTTTTCTCCCTATATCTTCACAGTTTTACCCTCATCATGCATGTTCATGTGGATGGATGATGCAACTTTTCCTGAACCTGTGTAACCTGTTAGATTTGCTCGAAAAGGAGAAAACAGATCGAAAGGAGATATTGGTTTGGATTCACCGACATGCATGGTGCATGGACAGCAATGACACCATCACCATGGATGATCGATCTTTCAtccatgtcattttcttggatTATTAAGTACTCAACACGTCCTACTCTCACATCATTTCAGGGAAGCTGGAGCTTGGAGCCTAGAAGCAGATAAAAGAGAGCCGACGGTTTGGATCCACAATGAGCTTGAGATATCTCGCATTGACTGAACTGCATTAATTCCATGCAGGTCACGGCGATTTAATCCCTAATTAGCTGTGGAATCAGAAGATCATCAAACCCCCAAAGTATAGATATCAAGCTTAAGTTATCAGTACACAAGAAGTCAAGAAATATACGGACACTGTGTGCCTGATTGTTCACCGCATCATCACAATCCAACGGATTTCACGGACTCAAGGGGTTCGGAGGCATCGCCGCACTTTATCCGCATGATTTTTGACCGCACATTCTCGATCGGACGATTCCTGCGATCCAATGGCTCCCGTGAACCAGCATCAGCGGCTTTTTTTACCCCTCTTGCATCTGGACCGTAcattctcgatccaacggttcCTGTGGACCTTGTTTGGTTCACTCCCAAACATTGCCAAACCTCCATGCCAAAACTAGCCAAATGTGTGGCTTATAAATTGATGGCCACACCTTAGACAAGGTTTGGCTAAAAGATGAGTGTATAACATGTGGGCCTTTGAATTGAAAATCTTTGGCATACCATAACTTTAGaagtgaaacaaacaaatatccTAGAAAGTGTGGCAAAGTTTGGCAAAGTGAGAGAGTGAACCAAACGCCCCTAAATCTCCGACCCTCCCCGGCGCCTCTTCCGGCTATCTGCTCCGTGAACTCAGATGAGTTCATGAGTTCATCATAAAACCCAcaattctttttgtttttatataaagaCTCAAACATTCAATATCAGGTTGTTTTCAGTTCAGGTTGGCATCGATTAGAGGTAGAATGAAGATGGTGAAAGCGAGCAACAAGTTTGTGCCGATAGATTACAGTAGAATTTAGCATCTCACATCACATTGAGTGGCTGTACAGTAGTTAAATCATGAATCAATTCACGATCGAGTCAGAACAGCGGTTTGTAACACTTGTAAAGGAATGCCATTGTTATAGTGAACCTCATGGGTCATGCCGTCATGGAAAACTTGATATTTTCCCTTTTTCAGAACCCACAGGAGAAAAATGCACGCCATTACATACAAATCAGATCAGATGTAGTCAATGAGCTAAGAATCGTGTTGTGCACTTCTTACCACATTGTTAGCCTACAGGGCTAACAAATAAAGACTAAATGTCTAACTCTAACTACTGCTCAAGTTCTTTTGCACACAAGATGAATGTGCAGGAGTGGACTAGTGAGGTTCAGGCCAGCAGAAACTAATTAATCATAATCAGGAGTAGGGAGGTAAACACGATGGAAGCTCTTGATCCCTAGACTCTTCCTACAAGTAGGGCATTTCTTCTGAGCCTTGAGGCATGCCTGGATGCATTTCTCGCAGAAGATATGACCGCAATTTGTCGTGGATGGTTTGTCCAGTTTGTTCAGACACACAGGACAGGTAAAGGTTGGTTCCTTTGGAGCAACCTTGGCATGCGTCGTACTGGTTTGGGCCACATTTTTCGGCTGCAAAGGTGAGAGCATATTATGAGTTGCATGTAGGAGTACAATACTAAGCATTAAGAAAACAATATACATACACCAGCCAATGCGGAATTGCAATTATCATCACAGTACAAAGAAGATCAACTTAAAAAGATTAACAACCTTGCTGGTCCCTTCTTCCCTATCTGGAGAAAGGCATATAACATGTACAGCACCCTGAAAATTTCTGCCCCGGGAAAATATAGCTCCAGCAACGCCATAACCTTGGGGAACAGGGAAAACAGGGAATCATGATGAACATTTGTGAGGTATGAATCATAATTATTGTATATGTTGTAGTGTCTTGtaataataatctataagacaGTACACCGATGTACTATCAAGTTTCAGTTTCACCTACAGTACAGAACTATGGGTTAGAATTAATGGTGCACATTTCTTATGTCACTTGGAAGTATCCAAATGTTTCTGAGTAACACAAGACTTCCAAATAGTTCTTTTAGACTAAGCTATGTGGAGTTCAAACATAAGTAATGTACTTACCTCCCGGACCAGTATCCTTCTCCAGATCCACTACAGCCACAGAGCGCCTCATAATTTTTCTGCTCCTCCTCTATCAAAAAGAAACATCAGCTTCAGCTTCTTGTAAAGGTTTCAGTTATTCATTCGCTTAATTGGAGACAGAAGAAAGCAAAAGCTTACTTTATCATCTAGAGCTTCAACATCGATGGGTGAGGTCCGTGTACCCCTAAGGATCAGAGCCTCATGCTGGCTCCCAGTGTTCACCACTGGAGCAGTTGTTTCCAAGTTTATAACATCAACTTTTTGTCTGGATCCATCATGGGCTCGCTTCCTAGAGCGTGCAGTACTTGCAGTACTCATGATTCTTATGATATTTGGAATAACCTGGAAATCAGTGAGCCACAATTACTTATTGCTGAATCTTCAGCTTAAGTACCCTAATTCCCTTAACAGTTTTTACAAGAAATGCCCATTTTTTGGCAACATGCACAAGATTTGCGTATCATTGCATTAAAGATAGATAGGCACCAAAAAAACGCAGATTGCGATCCTGGGCACGCCAGAAGAGcaaaagagggggaaaaaaacaaaactgagAACCCTGGAAATTTGGAAGGAAGGGAACAATTCAACAATACTTTGGCAAAACAAGAGTCGAGATGAGAAATGCCTGCAAGCACTGGGAAATTTCAAGTATGTGGTATATAAAGAACCTGTAAAGATCATCTAATCAGGCAATTCTCATGCTCCTGCCGACTTAAAAAACTTCTTTTTTAGGTGTTGTCAAATATCAATTACAATGATATCCTCTAATCTCAGCTCTCTACGATctatacacacataactttatATCACATTTCGCAGAACTTATCACAACACACAGATGCGCAACAacaataaagaaagaaagatttgGGGGGAAACAAATGCTCACCGAGACTGCTAAACCCCAAACCCTGATCAAGAGTGCCTGAATTTTTCCCGAATCCGTCACAATTCACAACGAACTGAGGGGGATCAGCTTACTAAATCAAGAAAAGTCTTAGCGAGCCCGATCCCAGACGCCGATGGAAACCGGACGAGCTTGCTTCCGCGGCGGAATCCCAGAGCAAAGAACAGATGAATCAGATGAGGCAAATCATCAGAGCAGTTAATAAACGGAAGGGGTGAATTGGCGAGGGGGAAACCTTACCCGAATCGGTCTCGAACGAACAACCAAAACGAACCGCGGCGCAAACTCGCTAGGGTTTCGCTTCGAGTTCGGGACGGATCGGAAGGAAAGGGGAGTCGCTGTGGACTTTGgcgccctcctcttcctctcctcccgcgCTGGGCttctgataggtgggccccggTGCTGACCACTCCTCGTCTCGGACTCGTTTTGATGGGCCTCAATCACGGCCCACACACGTAGATGGGCCGGATAAAACTGTAAAACTAGATTTGAATCCAGATGGACTAGCTACGCTCACTAGGCCATCCGATTGGGGGCTGTTTAGATTGATACCATTTTTAAccatactatatttttttagataaaattaccaaaaaaagtgtctatatttagtttgttgtcaaactttggtaaatacataagaaattctactaaaattttagtaatattgtcaacttgccaaaatttggtaaggtttattttagctacaatctgAATAGCCCCTGGGTTTTGAGTGTTCTTGATCCAGTACGCACCGTATGtgcatttcttttttgtatGATAATAGTTTCAAGCAATTCAATTTACACTGTTTTTGTTTAGTAAATTCAGAAGGAAAAAGAACAGATTGCTTCTAGAACTTTTGAGGATCAGAGTGCATGTGATGCGACCGTTCATCAGTCTTCGATTAAGGGAGCTCTGCAGCAGACTGCCAGCTTCAGCAATAATAAGCTatccaaaaaacaaaaaactccAAATCTACCAGAAATCTAGTTTCATAGATTAATACGTGCATAATGGACTTTCTGTGTTGACAAGGGACAAATTAAATGACGATAAGAACAAGAAACAGCCCAAGCTTTAACCTGCCATTACAAGCATGTAAATCCAGTACAGAAGGAACCAAACAATCCAATACGTAATCTACCATTACAGCAGGCATGAACTATACTGTAATGTATATTTCCCCACttccaaaaaaataatctatgacCAAATGCAGTTTCGAAGCTGATGAATCGCACTGGGGAAACGAAAATCCCATTCTCTGCAATTTACAATCACATTGATAACAGCCTCAAAATCCATCTCTATTTGCACCATCCAAAGCAGGAGCACTTctgcaaattaaaaaaaaaatgcagagctCAAATGAGATCAGAAATGTAAAAGAAATCGAGAACCTAGCGgagccatcgtttcgcttattcgcggTATAAGTGAAACACtatatttacaaacaaaaaataatttgttaataaaacttttatatacgtgttctagcgatttaaaagtaaaggctaaaaaataaatttcgataaaaaaccttaaaatcagctAAATTTAAAgtagaaaatttaaattttggttgataaataTAAGCAACTAAAAGATGAGGCCCCTATGTGCAATGGTTGGTTGGTGGAGTGGCTCACCGTGGAGGCGAAGTCGTCGTCGTGGTATCGCTTGGCGGCGTtgccgtggccggcggcggcggcgccgcccttgccgagccccgccgccggcttcccggCGGCCTGGCCGGTCTGCTTCTCCTCCCTCACCTTGTTGAAGATGTGCGTGTAGCCGTCCGCCGACGCCGGGTTCGAGTCCCAGTCGCCGAACCGCGGCACCGCCGACCCCCTCGTCGGCTGCCATTGGCGATCACAACAACAAGGTCACGAAGCTCGCAAAAGCGTCATCAATGGCGGAGAGGTCGAGCGGAGCGGAGGGAAGCTAGCTTACTGTCTCGTTGCCgcgcggggcgccgccgccgccgcccttggcgCGGGAGTtggcgacgaggccgccgccgtagcTGCCGCTCCCGCTGTCGGAGTAGGGgtgcagcggcgacggcgacggcgagtgctCGACGCTGTAcgacgacccgccgccgccgcttgtccgCCCGCCTCCTCTTCTTGCCGGCGGCGTCTCGCCACCACCAGCGGCGTGGCGGTGGTACGGCGAGCCGCCGGCGTAgggggccggcgccggcggcggcggcgcgtcgctcGGGGCGCGCTCGTGGTgggacggcggaggaggaggggctcggctcggcgatggcgcggcgatggaggaggagaaggcctcCGGGTTGTCGACGGGGTCGTTGGGGTTGAACatcttgccggcggcggcgaccttgcCCTTGCGCGCGTTCTCGAAGTAGACGGTGTACGGCACGTTGCCGCCATTGTCCCAGTTGCCGAATTTCGGCACGTGCGcgttcttcttctgctgctgctgcataaATGCAAAGCTATATATGATCAGCCATTGCCGCCATGCATTTTCTTCCCCTTCTCAcaattttggggattttttgaCCGGGGCATGAAACTATTTCGCacgaaaaattcaaaaaaaaaaattgcgtaTGTGGCAAAATGTATTTAAATTCGGTCAGAATTTGtttaatgtttattttttttccgatcCGAAATTTAGGTATACTGAGATAGTGGATCCTGAATCCCAGTAACTACTATACAGTTTTAGTGTACTAGATGGTAAAACAAAAATTAGACTATAAAATATGGTATATCACGATGTCTTCTTAAGAATTATAAAAATCGCTGACATGACCACTGCCACAATTTTAACCTAAAAAAGAACATTTTCTTTTGCATGTCAGATCAACTTCTACAAGCAGCCATATACAACTACAAAAAAAACAGCTGTGCGAATTCATCAAACATATCGagattttgattttgttttcaaaAGTCATACTCATAAGGACATTGCTGAAGTAAACATTACTGAACATGCCAACTTG
The Oryza glaberrima chromosome 8, OglaRS2, whole genome shotgun sequence DNA segment above includes these coding regions:
- the LOC127781855 gene encoding RPM1-interacting protein 4-like isoform X3, giving the protein MAQQKKNAHVPKFGNWDNGGNVPYTVYFENARKGKVAAAGKMFNPNDPVDNPEAFSSSIAAPSPSRAPPPPPSHHERAPSDAPPPPAPAPYAGGSPYHRHAAGGGETPPARRGGGRTSGGGGSSYSVEHSPSPSPLHPYSDSGSGSYGGGLVANSRAKGGGGGAPRGNETPTRGSAVPRFGDWDSNPASADGYTHIFNKVREEKQTGQAAGKPAAGLGKGGAAAAGHGNAAKRYHDDDFASTKCSCFGWCK
- the LOC127781857 gene encoding uncharacterized protein LOC127781857 yields the protein MSTASTARSRKRAHDGSRQKVDVINLETTAPVVNTGSQHEALILRGTRTSPIDVEALDDKRRSRKIMRRSVAVVDLEKDTGPGGYGVAGAIFSRGRNFQGAVHVICLSPDREEGTSKPKNVAQTSTTHAKVAPKEPTFTCPVCLNKLDKPSTTNCGHIFCEKCIQACLKAQKKCPTCRKSLGIKSFHRVYLPTPDYD
- the LOC127781855 gene encoding RPM1-interacting protein 4-like isoform X2, which gives rise to MQQQQKKNAHVPKFGNWDNGGNVPYTVYFENARKGKVAAAGKMFNPNDPVDNPEAFSSSIAAPSPSRAPPPPPSHHERAPSDAPPPPAPAPYAGGSPYHRHAAGGGETPPARRGGGRTSGGGGSSYSVEHSPSPSPLHPYSDSGSGSYGGGLVANSRAKGGGGGAPRGNETPTRGSAVPRFGDWDSNPASADGYTHIFNKVREEKQTGQAAGKPAAGLGKGGAAAAGHGNAAKRYHDDDFASTKCSCFGWCK
- the LOC127781855 gene encoding RPM1-interacting protein 4-like isoform X1 encodes the protein MAQQQKKNAHVPKFGNWDNGGNVPYTVYFENARKGKVAAAGKMFNPNDPVDNPEAFSSSIAAPSPSRAPPPPPSHHERAPSDAPPPPAPAPYAGGSPYHRHAAGGGETPPARRGGGRTSGGGGSSYSVEHSPSPSPLHPYSDSGSGSYGGGLVANSRAKGGGGGAPRGNETPTRGSAVPRFGDWDSNPASADGYTHIFNKVREEKQTGQAAGKPAAGLGKGGAAAAGHGNAAKRYHDDDFASTKCSCFGWCK